One window of Phycisphaeraceae bacterium genomic DNA carries:
- a CDS encoding N(4)-(beta-N-acetylglucosaminyl)-L-asparaginase encodes MGTHRNGIGRRRFLAGSGLAAAGLLSVRGEARAGSRQPPVSPEEPAARRAASVGDSHRGPCVIASGNGPNATERAFKVMSAGVDPAEAVVAGVKLVEDDPKDNSVGYGGLPNEEGVVELDASVMHGPTHKAGAVAGLRNIKNPAAVALKVLQRTDHVLLVGEGALRFARAHGFKEENLLTPESHAAWLRWREAMGADDWLNPEERDWPRPGKKTLEEFLAEEAKQSRGRDAGPIPFTWGTIHCSAVNRDGDVGSCTTTSGLSWKIPGRVGDSPIVGAGMYCENEVGAAGSTGRGESLIVNCGSFSIVQYMAAGLTPTDACLATLKRIVDRTREKRLLNSKGRPNFNASVYALRKDGAYGGACIYPGGSFAVTTSDGETRVHPCAPLFEAE; translated from the coding sequence ATGGGAACACACAGAAACGGGATTGGTCGGCGTCGCTTTCTTGCGGGGTCGGGGCTTGCGGCGGCGGGGTTGTTGTCGGTGCGAGGAGAGGCACGCGCGGGATCGCGTCAGCCCCCGGTCTCGCCTGAGGAGCCGGCGGCGAGGCGTGCGGCATCGGTGGGCGATTCGCACCGCGGGCCGTGCGTGATCGCGAGCGGGAACGGACCGAACGCGACGGAGCGTGCGTTCAAGGTGATGTCGGCGGGCGTTGATCCCGCCGAGGCGGTGGTGGCGGGCGTGAAGCTGGTGGAGGATGATCCCAAGGACAACTCGGTTGGGTACGGGGGATTACCCAACGAGGAGGGTGTGGTGGAACTGGATGCGTCGGTGATGCATGGTCCGACGCACAAGGCGGGGGCGGTGGCGGGCCTTCGGAACATCAAGAACCCGGCGGCGGTCGCGTTGAAGGTTCTGCAGCGGACGGATCATGTGCTGCTCGTGGGGGAGGGCGCGCTGCGGTTTGCGCGGGCGCACGGGTTCAAGGAGGAGAACCTGCTGACGCCGGAGTCGCACGCGGCGTGGCTTCGGTGGCGGGAGGCGATGGGCGCGGACGACTGGTTGAATCCGGAGGAGCGGGATTGGCCGCGGCCGGGGAAGAAGACGCTGGAGGAGTTTCTTGCGGAGGAGGCGAAGCAGTCGCGCGGTCGTGACGCGGGGCCGATCCCGTTCACGTGGGGGACGATCCATTGTTCGGCGGTGAACAGGGACGGGGATGTGGGCTCGTGCACGACGACGAGCGGGCTTTCGTGGAAGATCCCGGGGCGGGTGGGTGATTCGCCGATCGTTGGGGCGGGGATGTACTGCGAGAACGAGGTGGGCGCGGCGGGATCGACGGGGCGGGGTGAGTCGTTGATCGTGAACTGCGGCTCGTTCTCGATCGTGCAGTACATGGCGGCGGGATTGACGCCGACTGATGCGTGCCTCGCGACGCTGAAGCGGATCGTGGATCGCACGCGCGAGAAGCGGCTGCTCAACTCGAAGGGGAGGCCGAACTTCAACGCGTCGGTGTATGCGCTGCGGAAGGACGGGGCGTACGGCGGGGCGTGCATCTATCCCGGGGGATCTTTCGCGGTGACGACGAGCGACGGGGAGACACGGGTTCATCCGTGCGCACCGCTGTTTGAGGCGGAGTGA
- a CDS encoding HAD family phosphatase, with product MERIEAIIFDFDGVLVDSEPLHEWAIREAVSELGWAFSHEQFVEGIVGRGDERAFVTIAGWNGGDLTQERAAALLARKRALMGEGIAAGRYEVQEGAAEIVALAAERYPLAVCSGSRASVVCGMLDATGLAPHFRHVVTADDVTRAKPAPDGYLLAASRVGVEPAGCLAIEDTPTGIEAAKGAGMRVIGVCHTCPAAALQEADEVLHRIGDLRSRLS from the coding sequence ATGGAACGGATCGAGGCGATCATTTTCGACTTTGACGGCGTGCTCGTGGATTCCGAGCCGCTGCACGAGTGGGCGATCCGGGAGGCGGTCTCGGAGCTCGGGTGGGCGTTCTCGCACGAGCAGTTCGTGGAGGGGATCGTGGGGCGCGGGGATGAGCGGGCGTTCGTGACGATCGCGGGGTGGAACGGGGGCGACCTGACGCAGGAGCGTGCGGCGGCGTTGCTGGCGCGGAAGCGTGCGCTGATGGGGGAGGGAATTGCGGCGGGGCGGTACGAGGTGCAGGAGGGCGCGGCGGAGATCGTTGCGCTCGCGGCGGAGCGGTATCCGTTGGCGGTCTGCTCGGGGTCTCGGGCTTCGGTGGTGTGCGGGATGCTGGATGCGACGGGGCTGGCCCCCCACTTCCGACACGTTGTGACGGCGGATGATGTGACGCGGGCGAAGCCGGCGCCGGACGGGTATCTGCTCGCGGCGAGTCGTGTTGGTGTTGAGCCGGCGGGGTGCCTTGCGATCGAGGACACGCCGACGGGGATCGAAGCGGCGAAGGGCGCGGGGATGCGGGTGATCGGTGTGTGCCACACGTGTCCGGCGGCGGCGCTCCAGGAAGCGGACGAGGTGCTTCATCGGATCGGGGATCTGCGTTCACGGCTGAGTTAG
- a CDS encoding DUF4114 domain-containing protein, with protein sequence MRSTHTLACLVGALASVSASADIINPAQLITSPDGPNANLQQLIYDAGYTSSVGFLESAGDQTSDEWFKMCRGAESMHWEVSWQRAGHAPHHKLGYFMPDNPADITWVIGGSSSGLPNAADLSISGLFGLAFYSGDNGGVNSTVYRSVTSMNPDGKDHMVSLMIRDENGTLRSCGRILSWEDLWNLGDKDYNDFGVVAMTGMVPTPGALAALGLAGVIAGRRRR encoded by the coding sequence ATGCGCTCCACCCACACGCTCGCCTGCCTTGTCGGAGCCCTGGCCTCCGTCTCCGCCTCCGCCGACATCATCAATCCCGCCCAGCTCATCACAAGCCCCGATGGCCCCAACGCCAACCTCCAGCAACTCATCTACGACGCCGGCTACACCAGCAGCGTCGGCTTCCTCGAGTCCGCCGGCGATCAGACCTCCGACGAATGGTTCAAGATGTGCAGAGGCGCCGAGTCCATGCACTGGGAAGTCTCCTGGCAGCGCGCCGGCCACGCGCCCCACCACAAACTCGGATACTTCATGCCCGACAACCCCGCCGACATCACCTGGGTCATCGGCGGCTCCAGCTCAGGCCTCCCGAACGCCGCCGACCTCTCCATCAGCGGACTCTTCGGGCTCGCCTTCTACTCCGGCGACAACGGCGGCGTGAACAGCACCGTCTACCGCAGCGTCACCAGCATGAACCCCGATGGCAAAGACCACATGGTCTCACTCATGATCCGCGATGAGAACGGCACCCTGCGTTCCTGCGGCAGAATCCTCTCCTGGGAAGACCTCTGGAACCTCGGCGACAAGGACTACAACGACTTCGGCGTCGTCGCCATGACCGGCATGGTCCCCACACCCGGCGCACTCGCCGCCCTCGGCCTCGCCGGCGTCATCGCGGGACGCCGCCGCCGCTGA
- a CDS encoding FAD-dependent oxidoreductase, translating into MATSLLARLALRFDRERVMSRREVLRDSVAAASAVLLGAGIARGSIGGRSAGRRVVVIGAGFAGLAAAHELLSAGHEVTVLEARARVGGRVLTFRDMVPGKIVEGGGELIGANHPAWLGYAKRFGLTMRDVTEEDGEFPIVLGGRMLDAREAEALWEEMDGVLSALNDAARAVDPVRPWESPDAEGLDARSIGEWIDGCGCGAECRSALHALITADNGVDSQEQSMLANLAMIAAGGFESFWTDSEVYRCAEGNQTLAHRLAGAVGAERIRLKAAVARVERGEAGVRVMVGEEVIEADDVVLATTPSVWDGIAFDPPLPDALRVQMGRNTKHLTVLSGPVWRESGRGPDSLSDGHVQLTWHETDNQDSADERRVVMTSFAGGSATDALRGMERSARERAILDHLERVYPGAGRAALLSRDMDWPGDALTGGSYSFPGLGQLTHSGRTLATGIGRLHFAGEHCCPGFVGYMEGALESGIAVARRIGM; encoded by the coding sequence ATGGCTACCTCGCTGCTTGCACGGCTGGCGTTGCGCTTTGACCGCGAGCGGGTGATGAGTCGGCGCGAGGTGCTGCGCGACTCGGTCGCGGCGGCATCGGCGGTGTTGCTGGGGGCGGGTATTGCGCGCGGGTCGATCGGCGGGCGGTCGGCGGGTCGGCGCGTGGTCGTGATCGGGGCGGGATTCGCGGGGCTCGCGGCGGCGCACGAGTTGTTGAGCGCGGGGCACGAGGTGACGGTTCTGGAGGCGCGGGCGCGTGTGGGCGGGCGTGTGCTGACGTTCCGCGACATGGTGCCGGGCAAGATCGTTGAGGGGGGCGGTGAGTTGATCGGCGCGAACCATCCCGCGTGGCTGGGGTATGCGAAGAGGTTCGGGCTGACGATGCGGGATGTCACGGAGGAGGATGGAGAGTTCCCGATTGTGCTGGGCGGGCGGATGCTTGACGCCCGTGAAGCGGAGGCGTTGTGGGAGGAGATGGATGGCGTGCTCTCGGCTCTGAATGACGCGGCGCGGGCGGTTGATCCCGTGCGTCCGTGGGAGAGCCCGGATGCCGAGGGGCTGGATGCGCGTTCGATCGGCGAGTGGATCGACGGGTGTGGGTGCGGAGCGGAGTGCAGGAGCGCGCTGCACGCGCTGATCACGGCGGACAACGGCGTCGATTCGCAGGAGCAGAGCATGCTCGCGAATCTCGCGATGATCGCGGCGGGCGGGTTCGAGAGTTTCTGGACGGACTCGGAGGTGTATCGGTGTGCGGAGGGGAACCAGACGCTTGCGCACCGACTTGCGGGAGCGGTCGGTGCGGAACGGATCCGACTGAAGGCGGCGGTTGCGCGTGTGGAGCGGGGAGAGGCGGGCGTGCGCGTGATGGTTGGTGAAGAGGTGATCGAGGCGGACGACGTGGTGCTTGCGACGACGCCGAGCGTGTGGGACGGGATAGCGTTTGATCCCCCGCTGCCGGACGCGCTTCGCGTGCAGATGGGGAGGAACACGAAGCACCTGACCGTGCTGTCGGGGCCGGTGTGGCGCGAGAGTGGACGCGGGCCGGACTCATTGTCTGATGGGCACGTGCAACTGACGTGGCACGAGACGGACAATCAGGATTCCGCTGATGAGCGGCGCGTGGTGATGACGTCGTTCGCGGGAGGATCCGCGACGGATGCGCTGCGGGGGATGGAGCGATCGGCGCGGGAACGGGCGATTCTTGATCATCTTGAGCGCGTCTACCCGGGGGCGGGACGCGCGGCGTTGCTCTCTCGGGATATGGACTGGCCCGGTGATGCGCTCACGGGGGGCAGTTACTCGTTCCCGGGGCTCGGGCAGTTGACACATTCCGGGCGAACGCTCGCGACCGGGATTGGGCGGCTGCACTTTGCGGGCGAGCATTGCTGCCCGGGATTCGTGGGGTATATGGAGGGCGCGCTGGAGAGCGGGATCGCTGTGGCGCGGAGGATTGGGATGTAG
- a CDS encoding DegT/DnrJ/EryC1/StrS family aminotransferase → MSTHADRPIDMRSDTVTRPTKAMRQAMADAEVGDDVLGDDPTVIKLQERIAAMMGKEAAVFVPSGTMANQTAIRAHCESGDEVICHENGHIIHYETGSPAALSGVMVKGLSGRHGLFTAHDVEAAFRPRSHHFSWSKLVIVENTNNRGGGTIWPLAQAEAVAKKTHELGMRAHLDGARIWNASVATGIPVGTWARSFDTISCCFSKGLGAPVGSAVAGSKELITRVHRFRKMFGGTMRQSGILAAAALHALDHHVDRLAEDHAAARKLAAALANTPGLSVDMEAVQTNMVFFDVDPSLGTAAQFCDRLKAAGLLVLANGPQRIRAVLHLDVAKTDVDHAISIITGCAKTASAAA, encoded by the coding sequence ATGAGCACCCACGCCGACCGCCCCATCGACATGCGCTCCGACACCGTCACCCGCCCCACCAAGGCGATGCGTCAGGCCATGGCAGATGCCGAGGTCGGCGACGATGTGCTCGGCGACGACCCCACCGTGATCAAACTCCAAGAGCGCATCGCCGCCATGATGGGCAAGGAAGCCGCCGTCTTCGTCCCCAGCGGCACCATGGCCAACCAAACCGCCATCCGCGCCCACTGCGAATCCGGCGACGAGGTCATCTGCCACGAGAACGGGCACATCATCCACTACGAGACCGGCTCACCCGCGGCGCTCTCCGGCGTCATGGTCAAGGGACTCAGCGGCCGCCACGGCCTCTTCACCGCCCACGACGTCGAGGCCGCCTTCCGCCCCCGCAGCCACCACTTCTCATGGTCCAAGCTCGTCATCGTGGAGAACACCAACAACCGGGGCGGCGGCACCATCTGGCCCCTCGCGCAGGCCGAAGCCGTCGCCAAGAAGACGCACGAACTTGGCATGAGGGCCCACCTCGACGGCGCACGCATCTGGAACGCCTCCGTCGCCACAGGCATCCCCGTCGGAACCTGGGCACGCTCCTTCGACACCATCTCATGCTGCTTCAGCAAGGGACTCGGCGCGCCCGTCGGCTCCGCCGTCGCCGGAAGCAAGGAACTCATCACCCGCGTCCATCGCTTCCGCAAGATGTTCGGAGGCACCATGCGCCAGTCCGGCATCCTCGCCGCCGCCGCGCTCCACGCTCTCGATCATCACGTCGACCGCCTCGCCGAAGACCACGCCGCAGCCAGAAAGCTCGCCGCGGCCCTTGCCAACACCCCCGGACTCTCGGTCGACATGGAGGCCGTGCAGACCAACATGGTCTTCTTCGACGTCGATCCCTCGCTCGGAACCGCTGCGCAGTTCTGCGACCGGCTCAAAGCAGCAGGCCTCCTGGTCCTTGCCAACGGCCCCCAACGCATCCGCGCCGTGCTCCACCTCGACGTCGCAAAGACAGACGTCGATCACGCCATCTCCATCATCACCGGCTGCGCCAAGACCGCATCCGCCGCCGCCTAA
- a CDS encoding Hsp20/alpha crystallin family protein: protein MRTLIRRTPVEVPQFSSLLNHVFSDPFFGGVATITDDEGTLAIDVSEDEQHVFVRASLPGFAKEDVSIEVHDSVLSIRAERSEEKEEKNEKFYRRERRFGSMSRSVALPSPVREGEATAELKDGVLTVQIPRVAEKTPKRIAIN from the coding sequence ATGCGAACCCTGATTCGACGCACCCCTGTTGAGGTTCCCCAGTTCTCTTCGCTGCTGAACCATGTGTTCAGCGATCCCTTCTTCGGCGGCGTGGCGACGATCACGGACGACGAGGGGACACTGGCGATCGACGTGTCGGAGGACGAACAGCACGTCTTTGTGCGCGCGTCGCTGCCGGGCTTTGCGAAGGAGGACGTGAGCATCGAGGTGCATGACAGCGTGCTCTCGATCAGGGCGGAGCGCAGCGAGGAGAAGGAAGAGAAGAACGAGAAGTTCTACCGGCGTGAGCGGCGATTCGGCTCGATGAGCCGCTCGGTCGCGTTGCCGAGTCCGGTGCGAGAGGGAGAGGCGACTGCGGAGTTGAAGGATGGCGTGCTGACGGTTCAGATCCCGCGTGTCGCGGAGAAGACGCCGAAGCGGATCGCCATCAACTGA
- a CDS encoding (2Fe-2S)-binding protein, with product MPVTRCVCHDVTFAELKDLAQQVGPDLDTLSKRTGCGTGCGTCVPYIQLMLKTGRTEFPVLTGAQFAALLNTQPAPRAQAARLT from the coding sequence ATGCCCGTCACACGCTGCGTCTGCCACGACGTGACCTTCGCCGAACTCAAAGACCTCGCCCAGCAGGTCGGGCCGGATCTCGACACGCTCTCCAAGCGCACCGGCTGCGGCACGGGCTGCGGCACCTGCGTCCCCTACATCCAACTCATGCTCAAAACCGGACGCACCGAGTTCCCCGTCCTCACCGGGGCCCAGTTCGCCGCCCTTCTCAACACCCAGCCCGCTCCGCGCGCACAAGCGGCCCGGCTCACCTGA
- a CDS encoding DUF1559 domain-containing protein, with the protein MNRRPVPRLTIRPRAFTLVEALVSVAVIALLLGIILPGLGSSREAARTVVCLSNQRQLGLAWMMYAHDHREHAMPLAYTDERDVGSGDGIFWWGTDGASTGTIDHAAGLISPYLAGWLGERSVFECPSQPIGTYIPQGSSSIPEVERITSTYGYNGYYLTPDKTPGWSGTICRQPWKRLHDIERPADLLVFADTLLVTNATRPGRSTALLDPPMLYRGSGLWEPNPHPTTAFRHGVAAGARPGYTGNAATAMADGSARTHNAQPDWIIQPSHRVGSVGAANDPAYIPDWKRWR; encoded by the coding sequence ATGAACCGACGCCCCGTACCGCGCCTCACCATCCGCCCGCGCGCATTCACGCTCGTCGAGGCGCTCGTCTCCGTCGCCGTGATCGCGCTCCTCCTCGGCATCATCCTCCCCGGCCTCGGCTCCTCCAGAGAAGCCGCGCGAACCGTCGTCTGCCTCTCCAATCAGCGACAGCTCGGCCTCGCCTGGATGATGTACGCGCACGACCATCGCGAGCACGCGATGCCACTCGCATACACCGACGAACGCGATGTCGGCAGCGGAGACGGCATCTTCTGGTGGGGAACCGACGGCGCATCAACCGGCACGATCGACCACGCCGCCGGACTGATCTCCCCCTATCTCGCCGGATGGCTCGGAGAACGCTCCGTCTTCGAGTGCCCCTCGCAGCCGATCGGCACCTACATCCCCCAGGGAAGCTCGTCCATTCCCGAAGTCGAACGCATCACGAGCACCTACGGCTACAACGGCTACTACCTCACGCCCGACAAGACCCCCGGCTGGTCCGGCACGATCTGCCGGCAGCCCTGGAAGCGACTCCACGACATCGAACGCCCCGCAGACCTGCTCGTCTTCGCCGACACACTCCTCGTCACAAACGCCACAAGACCCGGCCGAAGCACCGCGCTCCTCGATCCTCCCATGCTCTACAGGGGCTCCGGGCTCTGGGAGCCGAATCCACACCCGACGACGGCCTTCCGCCACGGCGTCGCCGCCGGAGCCCGCCCCGGCTACACCGGGAACGCCGCCACCGCAATGGCGGACGGCTCGGCCCGAACGCACAACGCCCAGCCCGACTGGATCATCCAACCCTCGCACCGCGTCGGCTCGGTCGGCGCGGCCAACGACCCCGCCTACATCCCGGACTGGAAGCGCTGGCGATAA
- a CDS encoding PQQ-binding-like beta-propeller repeat protein gives MATRRRAARACALLLALHAPVASAQTFWTHYARSEARPGLVGEWGVAAVNVAAPLWIASVDEADRPITFNGQSGPVVDRQRLYALGRSGGISRLFAFRRADGACLWSSPVPNPVTDSWSSPAIDEGSNNIIVAAGNRVLSFDADSGTQNWSATLSRNIVNASPLLTPEAPRRIFITDADGFGMSGRLYCINADPFDAARNPHAPGQILWSTVIGGTSGNSPAYAGGRIFVATVGEFGFSAGSILAFDARATAPHAPLWVYQNTEPFGFFGGLSIKEGNAFAASYAFGGGQNAANLVKLDAASGSLLWSVPCNRTDAIPIILDNGRIILSGGIAGFGASPSIQLFQDNGSDATQLWDSAIATWIDANSNGLRDTGEYLSVGGWTHQPVAITTTTSAHLLVGTLPTGTGTAAPCTNLRLIDLSVAPSSPSFIVQTFIGAGSTPALVGASVYTIGAGGLHAFGPDLDVNRDGWIDAEDLHAWEASGPVPGTRDIDRNGITNDADRRLLIEEIRRDEHRDMAGPLGVRGHR, from the coding sequence TTGGCAACTCGCCGCCGCGCCGCACGCGCGTGCGCCTTGTTGCTCGCGCTCCACGCGCCCGTCGCGTCAGCGCAGACGTTCTGGACACACTACGCGAGGAGCGAGGCCCGCCCGGGCCTCGTTGGAGAGTGGGGCGTGGCAGCGGTAAACGTTGCCGCGCCCCTTTGGATCGCTTCCGTCGATGAGGCCGATCGACCCATCACCTTCAACGGCCAGTCCGGCCCGGTCGTCGATCGCCAGCGTCTCTACGCACTCGGCCGCTCAGGCGGCATCAGCCGTCTCTTCGCATTTCGTCGCGCCGACGGCGCATGCCTCTGGAGTTCCCCCGTCCCCAACCCCGTGACCGACTCATGGTCTTCGCCCGCGATCGACGAGGGGTCGAACAACATCATCGTCGCCGCCGGAAACCGCGTGCTCTCGTTCGATGCCGATTCCGGCACGCAGAACTGGTCCGCCACGCTCTCTCGGAACATCGTCAACGCCTCTCCTCTGCTCACCCCCGAAGCCCCGCGCCGCATCTTCATCACCGACGCCGACGGCTTCGGCATGTCCGGCCGTCTCTACTGCATCAACGCCGACCCCTTCGACGCCGCACGCAACCCCCACGCACCCGGACAGATCCTCTGGTCAACGGTCATCGGGGGCACATCCGGCAACTCACCCGCATACGCGGGCGGCAGAATCTTCGTCGCCACTGTCGGCGAGTTCGGATTCTCCGCCGGCTCCATCCTCGCCTTCGACGCCCGCGCGACCGCTCCACACGCGCCGCTCTGGGTATACCAGAACACCGAGCCGTTCGGCTTCTTCGGCGGTCTCTCGATCAAAGAAGGCAACGCCTTTGCCGCCTCCTACGCCTTCGGCGGCGGGCAGAACGCCGCCAACCTCGTCAAACTCGACGCCGCTTCCGGCTCGCTCCTCTGGAGCGTGCCTTGCAACCGCACCGACGCGATCCCCATCATCCTCGACAACGGTCGCATCATCCTCTCCGGCGGCATCGCCGGCTTCGGCGCATCACCCTCCATCCAACTCTTCCAGGACAACGGCTCCGACGCAACCCAACTCTGGGACAGCGCAATCGCCACATGGATCGACGCAAACTCGAACGGGCTCCGAGATACCGGCGAGTACCTCTCGGTCGGCGGCTGGACCCATCAGCCAGTCGCCATCACCACCACGACCTCCGCACACCTCCTCGTCGGCACGCTTCCGACGGGCACCGGCACCGCAGCGCCCTGCACCAACCTCCGCCTCATCGATCTCTCCGTCGCACCCAGCTCCCCTTCGTTCATTGTGCAGACGTTCATCGGCGCGGGCAGCACACCCGCGCTCGTCGGAGCATCCGTCTACACCATCGGCGCCGGAGGGCTCCACGCCTTCGGGCCGGATCTGGATGTCAACCGCGACGGATGGATCGACGCCGAAGACCTCCACGCCTGGGAAGCGTCCGGTCCTGTCCCCGGCACGCGCGATATCGATCGCAACGGCATCACCAACGATGCCGATCGACGCCTGCTCATCGAAGAGATCAGACGCGATGAGCATCGCGACATGGCCGGCCCGCTCGGCGTCAGGGGACACCGATGA
- the lipA gene encoding lipoyl synthase, whose translation MDHTPTPPSQTTAPHAARHTRPLGGDPLRTVDPPVLSLTGMVLNNRAGTPEQLALKKKPSWLKAKVPGGPGYQRLRQIMDDNRLHTVCEEAGCPNMGECWSRGVATIMILGDTCTRACGFCNVKTGRPNTLDKDEPRRVADSLALMGLKHVVITSVNRDELADGGAGIWAETIIRTRESCPEMSIEVLIPDFEGNWPALQMVIDAKPHIINHNLETIRRMYPAVRPSAKFDRSLELLRRVKEQGGVAKTGIMVGIGERDDEVLALIDDVLAKTRVTRADGSTDACDILTIGQYLQPTRNHLPIDRWVTPDQFAMFKAEGLRRGLKVVESGPLVRSSYHADHQADVLSDIQSMRG comes from the coding sequence GTGGACCACACACCCACACCACCCTCGCAAACAACCGCCCCGCACGCCGCACGCCACACAAGGCCCCTCGGCGGCGACCCGCTCCGCACTGTTGACCCTCCCGTTCTAAGTCTGACCGGTATGGTGCTCAACAACAGAGCAGGCACCCCGGAACAGCTCGCTCTCAAGAAAAAGCCCTCCTGGCTCAAGGCCAAGGTCCCCGGTGGTCCCGGCTACCAGCGGCTCCGCCAGATCATGGACGACAATCGGCTCCACACCGTCTGCGAAGAGGCCGGATGCCCCAACATGGGCGAGTGCTGGTCCCGCGGCGTCGCCACCATCATGATCCTCGGCGACACCTGCACCCGCGCGTGCGGCTTCTGCAACGTCAAAACCGGACGCCCCAACACCCTCGACAAAGACGAACCCCGGCGCGTCGCCGACTCACTCGCCCTCATGGGGCTCAAGCACGTCGTCATCACCAGCGTCAATCGCGACGAACTGGCCGACGGCGGCGCGGGCATCTGGGCCGAGACGATCATCCGCACCCGCGAGTCCTGTCCCGAGATGTCGATCGAGGTCCTGATCCCGGACTTCGAGGGCAACTGGCCCGCGCTGCAGATGGTCATCGACGCCAAGCCCCACATCATCAACCACAACCTCGAGACGATCCGGCGCATGTACCCCGCCGTCCGCCCGAGCGCGAAGTTCGACCGCTCGCTCGAACTCCTCCGGCGCGTGAAGGAGCAGGGGGGGGTCGCCAAGACCGGCATCATGGTCGGCATCGGCGAGCGCGATGATGAAGTCCTCGCGCTCATCGACGATGTGCTCGCCAAGACCCGCGTCACCCGCGCCGACGGCTCGACCGACGCCTGTGACATCCTCACCATCGGGCAGTATCTCCAGCCCACACGCAACCACCTCCCCATCGATCGCTGGGTCACCCCCGACCAGTTCGCCATGTTCAAAGCCGAGGGGCTCCGCCGAGGACTCAAAGTCGTCGAGTCCGGCCCGCTCGTCCGCTCCAGTTACCACGCAGACCATCAGGCCGACGTCCTGAGCGACATCCAGTCGATGCGTGGGTGA